A single window of Methanobacterium sp. DNA harbors:
- a CDS encoding NADH-quinone oxidoreductase subunit NuoF — protein sequence MDFNKLVDNAKKELNLVYNSEKPVVLIGSATCGKSAGSEEISSAIQEECIKNDIECKLVKVGCIGLCYAEPIITIIKANNPPVFYGNVTVELAKELVHKYIDGEDPLEDHALGTIGKGKMENIPNLWTLPVLKPQVRRILRNCGLIDPRNINHYLAKGGYSGLNEALKMEPEVIVEKVKKSGLRGRGGAGFPTGMKWQLCRDEKSDTKYLICNADEGDPGAFMNRSLLESDPHSILEGIVIAAYAIGVQEGYIYCRAEYPLALETLNHAISQMKDAGFLGENILDSGFNFDLKIKVGAGAFVCGEETALIASIEGKRGTPRTRPPFPTTSGLWDKPTVINNVETMASVTLIMQEGPSEFSKVGSEDSKGTKTFSMVGNIYHTGLIEVPLGTTLREVIFAIGGGVANGKKFKAVQVGGPSGGCIPKEFVDTRIDYSSLNVAGAIMGSGGMVVMDEDSCMVDVAHYFLKFTQNESCGKCVPCRLGTKQMLDILTDITEGRGRKDDINLLKELAHAIKDSSLCGLGQGSPNPVLTTLRYFMPEYEAHIQDKACPANHCKELISYVIIPEKCTGCRLCLKSCPADAITGEKKQPHFINQKKCIKCGSCMDLCQGKFDSIKRVSPPIE from the coding sequence ATGGATTTTAATAAACTGGTTGATAATGCCAAAAAAGAATTGAACTTGGTTTATAATAGTGAAAAACCAGTTGTTTTGATAGGTTCAGCTACTTGTGGTAAATCTGCCGGTTCTGAGGAAATTTCATCCGCAATTCAAGAAGAATGCATTAAAAATGATATTGAATGCAAACTGGTTAAGGTGGGATGCATTGGATTATGCTATGCAGAACCAATTATAACCATAATTAAAGCCAATAATCCACCAGTTTTCTATGGAAATGTCACAGTGGAACTGGCCAAAGAATTGGTTCACAAATATATAGATGGTGAAGACCCCCTGGAAGATCATGCACTTGGAACAATTGGCAAAGGAAAGATGGAAAATATTCCTAATCTATGGACATTACCGGTTCTGAAGCCACAAGTCCGAAGAATTCTCCGCAACTGTGGCCTAATTGACCCTCGTAATATCAATCACTACTTGGCTAAAGGGGGATATAGTGGATTAAACGAGGCCCTGAAAATGGAGCCTGAAGTTATCGTTGAAAAGGTTAAAAAATCAGGGTTAAGGGGAAGAGGGGGTGCAGGTTTCCCCACTGGCATGAAATGGCAACTATGTCGTGATGAAAAATCAGACACTAAATACTTGATTTGCAATGCTGATGAAGGAGATCCCGGTGCGTTTATGAATCGTTCACTCCTAGAAAGCGATCCTCATTCAATATTAGAAGGCATAGTCATAGCTGCCTATGCCATAGGAGTCCAAGAAGGTTACATATATTGCAGGGCGGAATATCCCCTTGCTTTAGAGACATTAAATCATGCCATCTCTCAAATGAAAGATGCAGGATTTTTAGGAGAAAACATTTTAGATTCTGGATTTAATTTTGACCTAAAAATAAAAGTAGGGGCAGGAGCTTTTGTTTGCGGTGAAGAAACAGCTCTTATAGCTTCAATTGAGGGTAAAAGAGGAACCCCACGCACACGACCGCCATTTCCCACCACTTCTGGTTTATGGGACAAACCCACTGTCATCAATAATGTGGAAACCATGGCGAGCGTTACTTTGATAATGCAGGAAGGCCCCTCAGAATTCAGTAAAGTGGGATCAGAGGACAGTAAAGGCACTAAAACATTTTCAATGGTGGGTAACATTTATCACACTGGATTAATAGAAGTGCCCCTTGGAACAACACTCAGAGAAGTAATATTTGCCATTGGAGGTGGAGTTGCCAATGGTAAAAAGTTTAAAGCAGTGCAAGTAGGTGGTCCCTCTGGAGGATGTATCCCTAAAGAATTCGTGGACACTCGTATAGATTATAGTTCATTAAATGTGGCGGGGGCTATTATGGGTTCTGGTGGTATGGTAGTTATGGATGAAGACTCCTGTATGGTGGATGTAGCACATTACTTTTTAAAATTCACCCAAAATGAGTCATGTGGAAAATGCGTACCTTGCAGACTGGGAACCAAGCAAATGTTAGACATACTAACTGACATAACTGAAGGAAGAGGCAGGAAAGATGATATAAATCTTCTGAAAGAACTCGCCCATGCCATAAAAGATTCATCACTATGCGGACTTGGTCAGGGTTCTCCAAATCCAGTTTTAACCACTTTAAGGTACTTCATGCCAGAATATGAGGCTCATATTCAAGATAAAGCATGTCCGGCCAACCATTGTAAAGAACTTATTTCCTACGTTATCATACCTGAAAAATGTACGGGGTGTCGTTTATGTCTGAAGTCATGCCCTGCAGATGCAATAACTGGGGAAAAAAAGCAACCTCATTTCATCAACCAGAAAAAATGTATAAAATGCGGTAGTTGCATGGATTTATGTCAAGGAAAATTTGATTCAATAAAACGGGTTTCCCCACCCATAGAATAA
- the fdhF gene encoding formate dehydrogenase subunit alpha has translation MDEIKFTIDGIQVKAQEGDTILQAATRNGIYIPHLCYHPDLKPRGACRLCLVENEDGRLVTSCETLVKGGMSVSTTSKRVENSRKMVAQLLIANHESECLTCAQNNQCKLQEIASFFGIENENISNLRHSLLEVPVDESNPFFTRDLKKCVLCGICVQTCRDRLGVSAIDFGFRGYETRITTLMDKPILESNCVSCGECVVACPVGALVPKENQKPSREVKTTCTYCGVGCGLYLGVRGEKIISARGDPEHPLSKGNLCVKGRYGFNFINHPDRLNKPLIKKNGAFEEVEWDEALEFAAQKLSKYGNNSFSAISSARCTNEDNYVLQKFTRLVMGTNNIDNSARSCHAPSVAALAESLGSGAMSNSIDEIPHAKCLFLIGTNPTDSYPVLSMRIMDAVRNGAKIIVADPRNIDIARHADINIQHNPGTDVALIMGMIQVIIHEDLIDKEFIQERCENFEALLESLDEFDLETVEEITGVTQRKIVDAARLYATTDHAAIFYSLGITEHSHGTDNVFALSNLALLTGNFGKPYSGVNPIRGQNNVQGSCDMGCLPDSYPGYQKVQNPEAQKKFEKAWNSKLSPNVGLKILEMMESVRKGEIKAMYIMGENPALSEPDSSNIIQALESTEFLIVQDLFMTETALRADLVLPGASFAEKDGTFANADRRVQRVRQVIKPVGDSKPDWQIISEIAQKMGIEGFDYESSEDVAAEIAGLAPIYGGMYYSCLEEDSKQWPCYHEEHEGTSILHKEHFATESGKAKFVPLSYRQPAELPDEQYPLVLTTGRRIFHYHTSTMTGVNEGLKELYDHDPVEMSPEDAEKIGVSDGDWVWVISRRGKIKSPVLITDRSPEGLVFMAFHSPETKTNIITSPACDPVTKTPEFKYCVVRIEKCIV, from the coding sequence ATGGATGAAATAAAATTCACTATTGATGGGATACAAGTAAAAGCCCAAGAGGGAGACACAATTCTCCAAGCTGCCACCAGAAATGGAATTTATATTCCTCATCTCTGTTATCATCCTGATCTTAAACCTAGGGGTGCTTGTAGGTTATGTTTGGTTGAAAATGAAGATGGACGCCTAGTAACTTCTTGTGAAACCCTAGTAAAAGGAGGAATGTCAGTTTCAACAACCAGTAAACGTGTTGAAAATTCCCGAAAAATGGTAGCACAACTCCTCATTGCCAACCATGAATCAGAATGCCTTACTTGTGCACAGAACAATCAGTGCAAGTTACAAGAAATAGCATCTTTTTTTGGAATTGAAAATGAAAATATTTCCAATCTAAGACATTCACTACTTGAAGTCCCAGTTGATGAATCAAATCCTTTTTTTACTCGTGATTTAAAGAAATGTGTGCTATGTGGCATTTGTGTGCAGACATGTAGAGATCGTTTAGGCGTCAGTGCCATAGATTTTGGTTTCAGGGGATATGAAACTCGTATCACCACATTAATGGACAAACCAATCCTAGAATCAAACTGCGTATCATGCGGAGAATGTGTTGTGGCTTGTCCAGTAGGGGCTCTGGTTCCTAAAGAAAATCAAAAACCCTCTAGAGAAGTAAAAACCACTTGTACTTATTGTGGTGTTGGATGTGGACTGTACTTGGGTGTAAGAGGTGAAAAAATCATTAGTGCAAGAGGCGACCCAGAACACCCCTTAAGTAAGGGTAATCTCTGTGTTAAAGGTAGATATGGATTTAATTTTATTAATCATCCAGACCGGTTAAATAAACCTCTAATAAAGAAGAATGGAGCTTTTGAAGAGGTGGAATGGGATGAAGCTCTTGAATTTGCCGCACAAAAACTTTCTAAGTATGGTAATAACTCATTTTCAGCTATATCTTCTGCCCGTTGTACGAATGAGGATAATTACGTCTTGCAAAAATTCACTCGGCTAGTTATGGGAACAAATAATATTGATAACTCAGCTCGGTCATGTCATGCACCTTCAGTAGCGGCACTGGCAGAAAGTCTGGGTAGTGGGGCAATGAGCAACTCAATAGATGAAATACCGCATGCTAAATGTCTTTTTTTGATAGGTACCAATCCTACTGATAGTTACCCTGTTTTAAGTATGAGAATAATGGATGCTGTTAGAAATGGGGCTAAAATTATTGTAGCCGATCCTAGAAACATTGATATTGCTCGTCATGCGGATATAAACATCCAACACAATCCCGGAACTGATGTGGCTCTAATAATGGGCATGATTCAAGTTATAATCCATGAAGATCTCATAGATAAGGAATTCATCCAGGAACGATGTGAAAACTTCGAAGCATTGCTGGAATCTCTGGATGAGTTTGACTTGGAAACTGTGGAAGAAATCACCGGAGTAACTCAACGAAAAATAGTTGATGCAGCACGATTGTATGCTACAACAGATCATGCTGCTATATTTTATTCATTGGGGATAACTGAACATTCTCATGGTACTGATAATGTTTTTGCCCTATCTAACTTGGCATTATTAACTGGAAACTTTGGCAAACCATATTCAGGGGTTAATCCTATCCGGGGTCAGAATAATGTTCAGGGTTCGTGTGATATGGGATGTTTACCAGACTCCTATCCGGGTTATCAGAAGGTTCAAAATCCAGAGGCTCAGAAGAAATTTGAAAAGGCCTGGAATTCTAAACTCAGCCCTAATGTAGGATTAAAAATTCTTGAAATGATGGAATCTGTCCGCAAAGGCGAAATAAAAGCCATGTATATTATGGGTGAGAATCCGGCACTTTCAGAACCAGATTCTTCCAACATTATCCAGGCTTTAGAATCAACTGAATTTCTGATTGTGCAAGATCTGTTCATGACGGAAACTGCTCTCAGGGCAGATCTGGTTTTACCAGGTGCTTCTTTCGCTGAAAAAGATGGAACTTTTGCCAATGCTGACAGACGTGTTCAAAGAGTGAGGCAAGTTATAAAACCGGTTGGCGATTCTAAACCAGATTGGCAGATTATTTCCGAAATAGCTCAAAAAATGGGAATAGAAGGCTTTGATTATGAGAGCTCTGAAGATGTTGCTGCTGAAATAGCTGGACTGGCCCCAATTTATGGTGGAATGTACTATTCTTGTCTTGAAGAAGATAGTAAACAGTGGCCCTGTTATCATGAGGAACATGAAGGAACATCAATTCTTCACAAGGAACATTTTGCCACTGAAAGCGGTAAAGCTAAGTTTGTTCCATTAAGTTATAGGCAGCCAGCTGAATTACCAGATGAACAATATCCTTTGGTACTTACTACTGGTCGCAGAATTTTTCATTATCACACTAGTACAATGACGGGTGTGAATGAAGGGCTGAAAGAACTCTATGATCATGATCCAGTGGAAATGAGTCCTGAAGACGCTGAAAAAATTGGTGTTTCTGATGGGGACTGGGTATGGGTTATTTCTCGCAGAGGGAAAATTAAATCTCCAGTTTTAATTACTGATAGATCACCCGAAGGCTTGGTTTTCATGGCATTCCATTCACCTGAAACTAAAACTAATATTATAACCAGCCCGGCATGTGATCCTGTAACCAAGACTCCTGAATTCAAATATTGTGTAGTTAGGA